Proteins co-encoded in one endosymbiont 'TC1' of Trimyema compressum genomic window:
- a CDS encoding DUF1700 domain-containing protein — protein MNKEVFLENLKQKITSIPKKEQYKMIFYYDEYISDAVEAGQIEAEVINAIGSIDSLAEQLLENYDKEKVFTEAKEKPTLSNGFKVLIALLALFSVPLTIPLVIFVFVLALAFILLIVAILVAFLASSIALLITSIGLIVTAVQALVIAPGYGLALFAPALINFGLGILLLPALVKLVHLAIKLFAFLGNKLSSAIKRKDKKQNKLIVN, from the coding sequence ATGAATAAAGAAGTATTTTTAGAAAATTTAAAACAAAAGATTACATCAATTCCTAAAAAAGAACAATACAAAATGATCTTCTACTATGATGAATATATTTCTGATGCTGTTGAAGCTGGACAGATAGAAGCGGAAGTTATCAATGCAATTGGATCAATTGACTCTCTTGCTGAACAACTACTTGAAAACTATGATAAAGAAAAGGTTTTTACTGAAGCAAAAGAAAAGCCTACATTATCAAACGGTTTTAAAGTGCTGATTGCATTACTAGCCTTATTTAGCGTACCATTAACTATTCCATTAGTAATTTTCGTATTTGTTTTAGCACTTGCATTTATTTTGCTAATTGTCGCAATACTTGTTGCTTTCTTAGCTTCATCCATTGCTTTACTGATTACATCAATTGGCCTAATCGTCACAGCCGTTCAAGCATTAGTCATTGCACCTGGCTATGGCCTAGCCTTATTTGCACCGGCATTAATTAACTTTGGTCTTGGCATATTGCTATTACCAGCTTTAGTAAAATTAGTTCACTTGGCTATTAAGCTCTTTGCATTTTTAGGTAATAAATTAAGCAGTGCAATAAAAAGAAAAGATAAAAAACAAAACAAATTAATTGTAAACTAG